The following DNA comes from Bathymodiolus thermophilus thioautotrophic gill symbiont.
GTATACGCTTTGATTATTTTTAATAATAACTTAATAAGTTGAGACCTTTGCATAACTATAAACAATCATCAAGAATCCACTTTTTACCCACTTAGTAATTTTTTTAAACCCAGCTTTAACCCTGTGAGGACAAGGTTTAAGAAAATTACTAAGTGGGTAAAAATTGAATTTTGCTAATCATCCATATTTATGTAAAGGCTTCTGTTGGCAGAAGGTAAATGAAGGGTTACATTATTGAAGGGTGTAATGTATAATTCTGCGCCAATGAACACACAAAAACAAACTAAAGTATTGATCATTTTGGATGGCTGGGGACATTCAGAAGTGGTAGAAAATAATGCCGTTGCGTTAGCGAGAACGCCTGTTTGGGATAAATTTAACACTCAGTTTGCGCATACCTTGATTAACACCAGTGGTAAAGAAGTGGGGTTGCCAGGTGAACAGATGGGTAACTCAGAGGTAGGGCACCTTAATTTAGGCGCTGGGCGTATCGTGAAACAGGATTTTACTCGTATTCAGAATGATATCAGCAATGGGGATTTTTTCAGAAACCCAGTTTTAAAGAATTCTTTAGAGTATGCAAACGATAACAGCAAAGCAGTGCATATCATGGGGCTATTGTCTGATGGTGGCGTGCATTCGCATGAGGAGCAAATGTATGCAATGTTGGAGATGGCCAAGCAATATGGGTGTCAAGAGGTATATTTGCATATTTTTGCTGATGGTAGGGATTGTGCGCAAAAAAGTGCCAAAGCGTATATTCTAAAATTAGAGGACAAGATTACTGAGTTTGGCGTAGGGGAAATTGCCAGTGTGATTGGTCGATATTTTTCTTTAGATAGAGACAATCGCTGGTCGCGTGTGCGTTGTGCTTACGAATTGATTGCTAAAGGCAAGGGTGCGTTTTTGGCACAAAGTGCTATTGAGGCGATTGACATGGCTTATGAGCGGGGAGAGACTGATGAGTTTGTGCAATCAACAGTGATCAAGGCACCGACAAAAATTCAAAAAGGCGATGTGATGATTTTTATGAATTATCGTGCTGACCGTGCCAGGCAAATTACACAAGCTTTTACAGATGAAAATTTCCAAGGATTTTCTCGTGGTACTTTTGTGCCAATGCAATTTTTTTGCTTGACAGAGTATAAAAAAGAGTTCAATTTACCAGTCGCCTACCCCGCCGCTAAATTAAATAATGTGTTGGGTAAATATTTGTCTAATTTGGGTATGACGCAACTTAGAATTGCTGAAACTGAAAAGTATGCACATGTAACTTTTTTCTTGAATGGGGGGATTGAACGCCCATTTTATGGCGAAGACCGGATATTGATTCCATCGCCAGATGTGGCAACTTATGACTTGAAGCCAGAAATGAGTATTTTTGAGTTGACAGATGAGTTGGCTGAAAATATTGAGAGTCAGAAATACGATTTAATCATTTGTAACTTTGCCAATACTGATATGGTTGGGCATTCTGGGAAATTGGATGCAGCGATTAAGGCAGTAGAAGCAGTAGACACTTGTTTGGGTATCGTTTACCAAGCCTTGCGTTCAATTAATGGAGAAATGTTAATCACTGCTGATCATGGCAATGTAGAGCAAATGGTTAACCCTGACACAGGTGAGGCGCACACGGCACATACCAACAATCCTGTGCCATTATTATTTATTGGCGATAGAGCAGTGACAATCGCTGAGCCTGGCACAGGCACGCTGTCTGATATTGCGCCAACGCTATTGCTGATGATGGATATTGAGCAACCTGATGAAATGACGGGAAGTAGCTTAATAACTTTTAATTAAAAAAAAACGGAGAGAATAATGAAACAATCTAATTTTATTGCGCCATCAATTTTGGCAGCAGATTTTGCCAGATTAGGCGAAGAAGTTGACAATGTTTTGCGTGATGGCGCAGATATTGTACATTTTGATGTGATGGATAATCACTATGTGCCAAATCTAACAATTGGTCCATTGGTTTGTGAGGCACTTAGAAATCATGGTGTTACTGCACCGATTGATGTGCATTTAATGGTGAAACCAGTAGATAGAATTATTCCCGACTTTATCGATGCAGGCGCATCTTATATCACTTTCCATCCAGAGGCTTCTGAGCATATTGACAGAACATTGGCGATGATTAAAGAAAGCGGCTGCAAAGCAGGCTTGGTATTCAATCCAGCAACGCCACTTCATGTTTTAGACAATGTGATGGACAAGTTAGATATGATTTTGTTAATGTCAGTTAATCCTGGCTTTGGTGGTCAATCTTTTATTCCACAAACATTAGAGAAATGTCGTCAAGTGCGTCAATTAATTGATGCCAGTGGCAAAGATATTCGTCTAGAAATTGATGGTGGTGTTAAGATTGACAACATTCGTGAAGTTGCGGCAGCGGGGGCGGATACTTTTGTTGCAGGTTCTGCTATCTTTAGTACAGATGATTACAAAGCAACCATTGATGCCATGCGTGCAGAATTAGCCAAGGCATAATTTTTGTTGGTCTGACGCTTGCCGTAACAGCGGTGTTTGGGGTATAATGTTGCATTTTAGATTTTTAATAAAAAATCACAAGTTAAATTAAGCGCCCATTAATGGGCGCTTAATTTTTTTTAATGTATCACGCAACCCGACATATTCATCAGGGTGCTTTTCAGTAGAAAGGTTGATGGATAGGGGGAGCGGAAGTTTTAACCCAAAACAGGAGAAAACAATATGGCAAACACAACCATGAAAAAAATGTTAGAGGCAGGTGTTCATTTCGGTCACCGTAGTCGTTTTTGGCACCCAAAAATGGAGCGTTACATTTACGGCGTTCGTAACGGTGTGCATATCATCAATTTAGAAAAAACCTTACCAATGTTCAACGATGTGCTTAATTTTGCATCAAAAACAGCAGCAAATGGCGGCTCTATTTTATTTGTCGGCACTAAGCGTGCTGCAAGTGATATCGTAAAAGAAGAGGCCATTCGTTGCGGTATGCCTTATGTAAATCATCGCTGGTTAGGTGGTATGATGACTAACTATAAAACGATTAAAGCCTCAATCAAACGCTTAAAAGATTTAGAATTTTTGGCAGAAGAAAACTTTAGCCAATTCGGCAAAAAAGAAGCACTAATGATGACGCGTGAAATGGAAAAATTAGAGCGCAGTTTAGGTGGTATTAAAGATTTAGGCGGTATTCCTGATGTGGTATTTGTTATTGATATCGGTCATGAGAAAAATGCAGTTAAAGAAGCACAAAAACTACA
Coding sequences within:
- the rpe gene encoding ribulose-phosphate 3-epimerase, which translates into the protein MKQSNFIAPSILAADFARLGEEVDNVLRDGADIVHFDVMDNHYVPNLTIGPLVCEALRNHGVTAPIDVHLMVKPVDRIIPDFIDAGASYITFHPEASEHIDRTLAMIKESGCKAGLVFNPATPLHVLDNVMDKLDMILLMSVNPGFGGQSFIPQTLEKCRQVRQLIDASGKDIRLEIDGGVKIDNIREVAAAGADTFVAGSAIFSTDDYKATIDAMRAELAKA
- the gpmI gene encoding 2,3-bisphosphoglycerate-independent phosphoglycerate mutase translates to MNTQKQTKVLIILDGWGHSEVVENNAVALARTPVWDKFNTQFAHTLINTSGKEVGLPGEQMGNSEVGHLNLGAGRIVKQDFTRIQNDISNGDFFRNPVLKNSLEYANDNSKAVHIMGLLSDGGVHSHEEQMYAMLEMAKQYGCQEVYLHIFADGRDCAQKSAKAYILKLEDKITEFGVGEIASVIGRYFSLDRDNRWSRVRCAYELIAKGKGAFLAQSAIEAIDMAYERGETDEFVQSTVIKAPTKIQKGDVMIFMNYRADRARQITQAFTDENFQGFSRGTFVPMQFFCLTEYKKEFNLPVAYPAAKLNNVLGKYLSNLGMTQLRIAETEKYAHVTFFLNGGIERPFYGEDRILIPSPDVATYDLKPEMSIFELTDELAENIESQKYDLIICNFANTDMVGHSGKLDAAIKAVEAVDTCLGIVYQALRSINGEMLITADHGNVEQMVNPDTGEAHTAHTNNPVPLLFIGDRAVTIAEPGTGTLSDIAPTLLLMMDIEQPDEMTGSSLITFN